CACTCTCTGAGGTCCCCTTCCTCAGGACCTCGACCCAGGAGCAGCCAACAGACTTCCTGAGCCGCCTTCGAAGATGTCTTCTGTGTCCCCTGAGCCGAGGgccagtaacccctgagtccCCTCGGCCTAGCTCCCTGCCCCTCCGGCCCTGCTATGGTTCAGAGGAGCCGAGTAAGTGATTCCAccaccccctgtcccccccaaccccatctttGTGATGGGAGCTTGATTCTTGCAGTCTAGACAGGCTCCCTCCCTGTAGCTTGCTGTCTGTTAATTCTTCAAGCTGACTTGGAATGGGTGGTACTCCTTTCTATTTGCTATTTCTCTCCTTCCATACGTTCTTctctgggggctagagagataggacagaggttgaggcgcctgccttgcagtGCCTTTCCCCCACAGGCATCACCAGGACTAAGCACAGAGTcctgagtatccctgagcactgccagctgtaacCCCAAAATCCATTGATGCGACCTTTTACTCAGGAATTTTAGCGTTTTGTGGTtttgtggttttggattttttctgtgggggagggggggagacgggcacacccagcaatgcttaggggttaactcctggctctgtacccaggaataaCTACTGTTGGTGCACAGGGAAGCATATGGAGTGCGGGGTAATTGAACCCCAGTCGACTGCgttcaaggcaagggccctccccacagtactatatatctccagcccctggagctttgttttggtttgtttggaatCACgccaggcagtgcacaggggccctttctgcctctgtgcttggaAGTGACCTTGGCTGTGCTTTAGGGACcctttgcagtgctagggatctaGCCAGGACCCTGACCCCAGCATCTGCATGCCGGTGCTCTACCCCTGTGcactctgtctttctgtctctgtctctcgcccCCTGCtgaacagttgttttttttttttctttttgggtcacacctggcgattcacagggattactcctggatctgcactcaggaattactcctggcagtgctcaggggaccatatgggatgctgggattcgaacccgggtcggccgcgtgcaaggcaaacaccctacccgctgtgctatcgctccagcctctcaacAGTTTTCTAACCACCTTTGCCCCCTCACTAGGGAACCCCTCCTTCGATAATAACTCCTTGTCTCTTTGGCCCGCACACTCTGGAAAGAACGCTTTTCTTCCCTGCTTCTCTGTTTCTCCAGTAGCAAAGAAGGAACCAGTAGGTTTCCTGCCACCTACGAGGCTGGACAAAAGTTCCATGAGGTGGTGCCTTGGAAAGGGCGTCAAAGCGGGGAGAAGAAGCAATTCTGCCATCAACCCACACAGTTGGATGGGTGGCAGTGGGTGTTTGGCATCCTTGGACGGATCACATTCAAAGACCATGTCCAAGTTCAGACCAGTTTGGGGACACAAACAATGGAAAAGTACAGGGTCTTTGGCCAAGTTTCCTCACTGGCCAACGAGCCCACTGTGATGGAAACCAGTGCCACCTGGCAAAGCGGTCCTGGTGTCCTGAAGATCATCGTTGCCTCTTTTCGACCCAGGCCCAGACACTCCGGATTTCTATGCTCTGGTGGCACAGCGGCTGGAACAACTGGTCCAAGAACAATTAAAATCCCCGCCAAGCCCAGGTGAGGGGCAGACAGCTGGAACAGAATGAGGGAGAAGGTTATCAGAGTTCTGACCCCTCTTAGCGGATTTCTGCTCTGCTTCCCAGAACTGCAGGGTCCCCCACCCACAGAGAAGGAGGCACTGCTTCGGAGGCTGGTGGCTTTGCTGGAGGAAGAGGCTGAAGTTATCAACCAAAAGGtctgtgccaggggctggagcgagagcacagagggcagggcatttgccgacccccaggttcgattcccagcatcccataaggtcccctgagcaccgccagggcaaattcctgagtgcagaaccaggagtaacccctgtgcattgcaaaaaaaaaaaaaaagtctgttccaCCTTGTAGCTTGGAGCAAAATTTCCCAGGCCCGGGGCTGGCTAGGAGAGAAGTGTCAAAAACCTGAAGtccaggggagggggaaaaaaatctgaagtCCAGGGACATATCGATATTAcaggggaagggtgtttgccttgcacgcaactgacctaggttcattccctggcatcccatattagacccccaagcaccaccgggaataatttttgagtgcagagccaagagaaaacctTGGGcgccgctgggcgtggccccaaagcaaagcaaaacaaagaagacAAAGTTGTACACCCCTGAGATTGACTAGAAATTAACACTTCGAAATTTAGCTAAGTAGAGCTGAGCTCTCATTGGCTGTCCTTGGAGGGGATGTGGCGTAGCGGCTGGGTTCTCGGCCTATAGTTTGGTTTATGATTGGCTGGGGGGCCTGTCGGGGGTATGGTCTAGGCCGCCTATTGGCCTGCCCATGAGGGAAGAAGACTGAGCCATATTTTCTCTTGCCCTTCCCCACAGCTGGCCTCGGACCCAGCCCTGCGTCGCAAGCTGGCCCGCCTCTCCGCCGGCTCCTTTGCCCGTCTGGTGGAGCTGTTCTCCAGCCGGGAGGGCAGCCCTCGCCCAAGCCATGCGCGTCGTCCCTCCATGCCACAGTGCCCGGCGCCCCCACCGCCTTCCCCGGAGCCTTTGGCCCGACTGGCGTTGGCCATGGAGCTGAGCCGGCGCGTGGCCTGGCTGGGGGGCACCCTTGCGGGGCTCAGCGTGGAGCACGTGCACAGCTTCACCCCCTGGATCCAGGCCCACGGGGGCTGGGTGAGGCGCCAAGACCTGTTGGCTTGAAGCAATTGGAATTccgaggggtggggagggatggctTCTGGGACACAGAGCCGCATGCAGTCAGGCGCTGTGACCCATGAAACTTTACTCGTGGGATACACTAACAGTTCAGTTCAGGATTGGAAGTaggagcgggagagacaggacagcaggtaaggcacctggcctgccctggttcgatccccagcacctcctgggatccctgagcactaccaagagtgatcccagagcacagacccagagataagccttgagcaccacttgctgtggtccaaaaccaaacaaatagaaGCAGGGCCACGGGGCAGGTGAGAAGGGTTTGCATGCTagatgaagccctgggttcatgGTTGCCCAAGGATCAAGCCAGGTGTAGCTTCCCAAAACTGatggtgtgggggccagagcgatagtacggcaAGTAGTGCTTTTGCCCgctacacagctgacccgggttcaatccccaccatcccatgtgatcccctgagcaccatctggagtgatTCCCGAGGGGCTGAAGCTctaatacagtgggaagggctcttgccttgcatacagctaacccagttcgatctccaacatcccatacggtctcctaaGCGCTGTCAGCAGTAAGCCCTtgtcactgctgggtgtggcccaaaaacaacaaaaagaagtgattcctgagtgcagaattagtgtggtccaaaaacaattatttatttatttatttatttattgctttttgggttacacccggcgatgcacaggggtcactcctggctcatgcactcaggaattacccctggaggtgctcagggaaccatatgggatgctgggattcgaacctgggtcagccgcgtgcaaggcaaacgccctacccgctgtgctatcactccagccccaacaattttttttttaaagtgatgagTAGAGCAGggaggacctttgccttgcatgtggctgacccaggtttgattcccattttcccatggtcccctgagcgccaccagaagtaattcctaagtacagagccacgagtaacccctgagcattgctagatatgacccaaaaagcccaaaaaaacccaaaacgcTGACCGTGTGGCCCAAGCGCCCATACTGTCCTGCTACCCTCCctccaggcaaaaaaaaaaaaaaattggaagcaaTTTTTATGCCCTGTCCTggacttcagtttcctcatctatcaAGTGGGGAGAGTGGTAGCACCTCCGTCAAAGGTTTACTGGGAGCATAAAggagattaggggctggagagataatataggataTAAGGCACTTGGCTTTGCGTGtaactaaccctggttcaataaCACATACGGTCCtcaaagcactgctaggaatggctcccaaaactaaaaatagtaaaatgagaTCGGCCTTGGGGCCAAGGATATGGCTGAAGTGGTAGTGTATGTATCAagacctgcccccagcacccactgTTCTCTAGCACAGgctataaaatagaatttcagggactggagagatagtacagcaggtagagcattcaccttgcacgtaaTCGGTCCAAGTTTAATACCCAGAattctatgtggtcccctgaatcccacca
This Sorex araneus isolate mSorAra2 chromosome 8, mSorAra2.pri, whole genome shotgun sequence DNA region includes the following protein-coding sequences:
- the BCL2L12 gene encoding bcl-2-like protein 12, which codes for MARSEELGLREDTLRVLAAFLRRGEAPGSSVPTLARTSTQEQPTDFLSRLRRCLLCPLSRGPVTPESPRPSSLPLRPCYGSEEPSPDTPDFYALVAQRLEQLVQEQLKSPPSPELQGPPPTEKEALLRRLVALLEEEAEVINQKLASDPALRRKLARLSAGSFARLVELFSSREGSPRPSHARRPSMPQCPAPPPPSPEPLARLALAMELSRRVAWLGGTLAGLSVEHVHSFTPWIQAHGGWEGILAVSPVDLNLPLD